A genomic segment from Vicinamibacteria bacterium encodes:
- a CDS encoding polyphosphate kinase 1, which translates to MPYPFRNKELSWLAFNARVLQEASDESVPLIERVRFLGIFSANRDEFYRVRVATLHRLGRLGKKGKKLLGHDPKAVLGQIKQIILRQQEVFEATYDRILHELAEQGIQVVDETEL; encoded by the coding sequence ATGCCTTACCCTTTTCGGAACAAAGAGTTAAGCTGGCTCGCCTTCAACGCCCGCGTGCTTCAGGAGGCGAGCGACGAGAGCGTCCCCCTGATCGAGCGGGTTCGCTTTCTCGGGATTTTCTCCGCCAACCGGGACGAGTTCTATCGAGTACGGGTCGCGACGCTCCACCGGCTGGGGCGACTGGGCAAGAAGGGCAAGAAGCTCCTCGGCCACGATCCCAAGGCGGTCCTCGGCCAGATCAAGCAGATCATCCTGCGGCAGCAGGAAGTGTTCGAAGCCACGTACGACAGGATTCTGCATGAGCTCGCGGAACAGGGCATTCAGGTCGTCGACGAGACCGAGCTTT